GTGCCAGCGCGCCGGGCACCTGGAGCAGGCGATCGCCGCCTTCCAGGCGGCGGCAGAGGTGGATCCGGCCTACGACAAGGCCAAGGAGGCGCTGAGCCGCGCCCGCGCCGCCTACGAGCGGGGCCAGCCGCCGCGTGCGGCCGCCGAGGCCCCGCCGTCCGCGGAGCAGCCGACCACGCCGGGAATGCCGGCCGCGCCGCCGCCCCGCATGCCCGTGGCGCCCCCACCCGCCCCCTGGCAGACGTCGGTCGGGGGACCACAATCGCGAGCACCCCAGTCGGACGTGGAGCTGCGCCCGCTGGGCGCTCCCCTGTCACCTGCTTCCCCAGCGGACGCCCCCGACGGGCCCGGTGCGCCGCCGCGCGCCCCGTGGCAGACGGTGCAAGGACTGCCGCCGCCGCGCTCCCCGTCCAGCGCACCGGAGGCGGCGACCCGGGGCCGCGAGCCGAGCAGCAAGGATCACACCAATGCCGACTGTCGTAGAGTGGGGTTCAAGGTCGGCATGAACTACGGCATTCTCTTTATGATGGCGATAGCCTTCTTCGACCGCTACATCGAGGGCAAGACCTACGGACTGATCGGCAAGATCGGCGTGGACAGCTTCCTCACGCTGCTCATCGGCTCCGTCGTCACCGGCGCGATCCTGGGCGGTCTGATCGGCCTCGCCACCGGCCAGTTCAGGAGCCCCGGCGCCGGCATCGGCGTCGGCGTCGGGGTGTGGCTGGCGTTGGCGATCATCGTGTTGATGC
This genomic stretch from Armatimonadota bacterium harbors:
- a CDS encoding tetratricopeptide repeat protein: MAETEQSLRDRGVAAFREGRTDEAVRLLQQAVAADPRDQRAYSVLGAAHMQRGEYEEAISTFENARSIRPDTAHIHFNLGLACQRAGHLEQAIAAFQAAAEVDPAYDKAKEALSRARAAYERGQPPRAAAEAPPSAEQPTTPGMPAAPPPRMPVAPPPAPWQTSVGGPQSRAPQSDVELRPLGAPLSPASPADAPDGPGAPPRAPWQTVQGLPPPRSPSSAPEAATRGREPSSKDHTNADCRRVGFKVGMNYGILFMMAIAFFDRYIEGKTYGLIGKIGVDSFLTLLIGSVVTGAILGGLIGLATGQFRSPGAGIGVGVGVWLALAIIVLMRMGGIEPAIMMMGIGMGAGYGLLMGWAVSRNVMIYIKRL